The following proteins come from a genomic window of Pyxidicoccus sp. MSG2:
- a CDS encoding HAD-IG family 5'-nucleotidase, translating to MPQTLSPFRPIPGGPVQDPLHGSFRSPLNQARAASASRRAHELLADEGLTRLLTLPRERRDVVPRAREVFVNRNLRMSSVELIGFDMDYTLAIYHMRRLEQLSFDMTLAKLVTEYGYPPMVGGLLYDHHFVMRGLAVDRVNGNILKMDRFGHVGRAYHGLRPLKPEVWRELYRNKRVRLRNPQFAWNDTLFALPETCLFAGIIELMESLGQRVDYGKLYDDIREAIDTIHRDNSLKFEVRKDLGRYVFLDPELGPALHKLRSGGKRLFLLTNSAWDYTDAVMKYLLDGQLAEYPSWRNYFDVVVTAAGKPGFFTEGRPFLELDATTEEGRVIGEASSLDRGKVYSGGNLARFEELTGYRGENILYVGDHIYGDILKSKKSSLWRTCMVVQEIEDEITYTDSRQEEIGTLSQVEVVRERLDDEVNHHKTLLNALERRLEREPLSPSERVQAEELRKQTKFELDRMRRALKDANEIADTLEQDVEEGFNPYWGLLFKEGNENSRFGYQVEQYACLYTSRVSNFLHHSPMQYYRSPRDKMPHEQAGALSAALSPMGGEGPPKGAGKD from the coding sequence GTGCCCCAGACTCTCTCTCCCTTCCGACCCATCCCGGGCGGGCCCGTGCAGGACCCGCTACACGGGAGTTTTCGTTCTCCACTCAACCAGGCTCGGGCGGCGAGCGCCTCTCGGCGCGCCCACGAGCTGCTGGCCGACGAGGGGCTCACCCGGCTGCTCACGCTGCCACGTGAGCGGCGGGACGTGGTGCCGCGAGCGCGCGAGGTGTTCGTCAACCGCAACCTGCGCATGTCGAGCGTGGAGCTCATTGGCTTCGACATGGACTACACGCTGGCCATCTACCACATGCGCCGGCTGGAGCAGCTCTCGTTCGACATGACGCTGGCGAAGCTGGTGACGGAGTACGGCTACCCGCCGATGGTGGGCGGCCTGCTCTACGACCACCACTTCGTGATGCGCGGGCTGGCGGTGGACCGCGTCAACGGAAACATCCTGAAGATGGACCGTTTCGGTCACGTGGGGCGTGCGTACCACGGCTTGCGCCCGCTGAAGCCCGAGGTGTGGCGCGAGCTGTACCGCAACAAGCGGGTGCGGCTGCGCAACCCGCAGTTCGCGTGGAACGACACGCTCTTCGCGTTGCCGGAGACGTGCCTGTTCGCGGGCATCATCGAGCTGATGGAGTCGCTCGGGCAGCGGGTGGACTACGGGAAGCTGTACGACGACATCCGCGAGGCCATCGATACGATCCACCGGGACAACTCGCTGAAGTTCGAGGTGCGCAAGGATCTGGGTCGCTACGTGTTCCTGGACCCGGAGCTGGGGCCGGCGTTGCACAAGCTGCGCTCGGGTGGGAAGCGGCTGTTCCTGCTGACGAACTCGGCGTGGGACTACACGGACGCGGTGATGAAGTACCTGCTGGACGGGCAGCTGGCGGAGTATCCGAGCTGGCGGAACTACTTCGACGTGGTGGTGACGGCGGCGGGCAAGCCGGGGTTCTTCACGGAGGGGCGTCCGTTCCTGGAGCTGGACGCGACCACCGAGGAAGGCCGCGTCATCGGCGAGGCGAGCTCGTTGGACCGGGGAAAGGTGTACTCGGGCGGCAACCTGGCGCGGTTCGAGGAGCTGACGGGGTACCGCGGGGAGAACATCCTCTACGTGGGTGACCACATCTACGGCGACATCCTGAAGTCGAAGAAGTCGTCGCTGTGGCGCACGTGCATGGTGGTGCAGGAGATTGAAGACGAGATCACCTACACGGACTCGCGGCAGGAGGAGATTGGGACACTGTCGCAGGTGGAGGTGGTGCGCGAGCGTCTGGATGACGAGGTGAACCACCACAAGACGCTGCTGAACGCGCTGGAGCGCAGGCTGGAGCGCGAGCCGCTGTCTCCGTCGGAGCGCGTACAGGCGGAGGAGCTTCGGAAGCAGACGAAGTTCGAGCTGGACCGGATGCGCCGGGCGCTGAAGGACGCGAACGAGATCGCGGACACGCTGGAGCAGGACGTCGAGGAAGGCTTCAACCCGTATTGGGGGCTGCTGTTCAAGGAGGGCAACGAGAACAGCCGCTTCGGGTACCAGGTGGAGCAGTACGCCTGTCTGTACACGAGCCGCGTGTCGAACTTCCTGCACCACTCGCCCATGCAGTACTACCGCTCGCCGCGAGACAAGATGCCGCACGAGCAGGCCGGTGCACTGTCCGCGGCGCTGTCGCCCATGGGCGGCGAGGGCCCGCCGAAGGGCGCGGGGAAGGACTGA